From a single Kitasatospora azatica KCTC 9699 genomic region:
- a CDS encoding MFS transporter, with translation MSSRTREAGRSTAHHAPTAGSLLGASVGATPADANPAGTRSGTGTRPARAPVGVALAADRSRLPLVALFTVGALPAYLAPCIVSRVTGELQLTAAQAGVVGTVLLLASALAGIALAGRVAVIGGARLAQGGLVLLLTGFTAAGTATVGAPALLLVGCLLGGLGAGTAAAVAATGIASSPDPHRTTVLGLLATSAAASTLYLLLPRLGSVHALPFLALALTGALAFPLTLRLPATPSPNPNPTPTPTPTPTPDPTAAPHCSQRLPRRAAGLVLAGSMVLWSLAQNALWGVSGQIGQHRVGLTEQRLGLVFAVALGAGLVGVLASGVLADRAGRVVPVGLGTATIAVCVTVSADARSAAAFAGGEVLWNALYPLVFSYLIGVAAALDPTGRWTVLTGAASALGLAGGPLAGATLVAGLGCPLLAAVLGGTLLLTAVPLALVARTVEAAPAFAGRPVRLPIPTQRVPEPAVAPAP, from the coding sequence ATGTCTTCGCGTACCCGCGAGGCGGGGCGCAGTACTGCGCACCACGCTCCCACCGCCGGCAGCCTGCTCGGCGCCTCCGTCGGCGCCACCCCTGCCGACGCCAACCCCGCCGGCACCCGCTCCGGCACCGGCACCCGCCCCGCCAGGGCTCCCGTCGGCGTGGCCCTCGCCGCCGACCGGTCGCGGCTGCCGCTCGTCGCCTTGTTCACGGTCGGTGCGCTGCCCGCCTATCTGGCGCCTTGCATCGTCAGCCGGGTGACCGGCGAGCTCCAACTGACGGCCGCTCAGGCCGGCGTCGTCGGCACCGTCCTGCTGCTCGCCTCCGCCCTCGCAGGGATCGCCCTGGCCGGTCGGGTCGCGGTGATCGGTGGGGCCAGGCTCGCGCAGGGCGGACTGGTCCTGCTGCTGACCGGGTTCACCGCTGCCGGCACCGCCACGGTCGGTGCACCCGCACTGCTGCTGGTGGGCTGCCTGCTCGGCGGGCTCGGCGCGGGAACCGCCGCCGCCGTGGCTGCCACCGGGATCGCGTCCTCGCCCGACCCGCACCGCACCACCGTGCTCGGCCTGCTCGCCACCTCGGCCGCCGCCAGCACGCTCTACCTGCTGCTGCCGCGCCTCGGCAGCGTGCACGCCCTGCCGTTCCTGGCCCTGGCGCTGACCGGCGCACTGGCCTTTCCGCTGACCCTCCGACTTCCCGCGACGCCATCGCCGAACCCGAACCCGACGCCGACACCCACACCGACGCCGACACCGGATCCGACCGCTGCCCCGCACTGCTCCCAGCGCCTGCCGCGCCGCGCCGCCGGACTGGTACTGGCGGGCAGCATGGTGCTCTGGTCGCTCGCGCAGAACGCGCTCTGGGGAGTCAGCGGACAGATCGGGCAGCACCGGGTGGGCCTGACCGAGCAGCGGCTCGGCCTGGTCTTCGCGGTGGCGCTCGGTGCCGGGCTGGTCGGCGTGCTGGCCTCCGGCGTGCTCGCGGACCGGGCCGGGCGGGTGGTGCCGGTGGGCCTCGGCACGGCCACCATCGCGGTCTGCGTCACGGTCAGTGCGGACGCTCGCTCGGCGGCCGCCTTCGCGGGCGGCGAGGTGCTCTGGAACGCGCTCTACCCGTTGGTGTTCAGCTACTTGATCGGGGTGGCGGCCGCGCTCGACCCGACCGGTCGCTGGACGGTGCTGACCGGTGCGGCCTCCGCGTTGGGCCTGGCAGGCGGCCCGCTGGCGGGCGCCACCCTGGTCGCTGGGCTGGGCTGCCCGCTGCTCGCGGCCGTCCTGGGCGGCACGCTGCTGCTGACCGCCGTCCCGCTGGCCCTGGTCGCCCGCACCGTCGAGGCCGCGCCGGCGTTCGCCGGGCGACCCGTCCGCCTGCCGATCCCCACCCAGCGTGTCCCGGAGCCGGCCGTTGCCCCCGCTCCCTGA